The following nucleotide sequence is from Trifolium pratense cultivar HEN17-A07 linkage group LG2, ARS_RC_1.1, whole genome shotgun sequence.
GGTTCAAGCATCTAAAAACTCCACTATTGTTCCTTGGGATTTGAGGAACCGTTGGCGCAACTGTTTTGCTAGGAATATGAGGTTGttattttcacatatttttcGTGAAGGGAATGCTTGTGCCGACATTCTAGCCAATCTGGGACACGCCTCGACAGGTCTCCAGTGGTGGAACTCCTTGCCCCCAGCTTTATCGGATGTATTCTTTCGGGATAGATGTGGTCTTCCAACTTTTCGTTTCTCTTAATGTTTTTCATGTtctgttttctttttttccttgttttatttttttgggtacggTTTGGCCCCCCACTTTGtaattacttttttcttttttttatatatatataaacgaGCACTTGGCATATGATTAGAGTATACAAGGGGTGCCAACCTAGTTGGGATTTCTTCTATACTTTTTGATGTCATTATGCTCTTAattcagttaaaaaaaaatccatagcATAAAGAGGAGTTGGCGAGGGAAATTGgttactacctccgtccctaaatATATGACCCTCATGAGATTTTTCCTCGACTCTTTTTTAAGATcactttcaaattttcaaattttcaactgcattaattatttatatactaATATACCCTAATTATGTTACATCTTTTTCTGCAATATGTAATAAATACTATGATGAAGACATAAATGAATTCTTTCATGAATGGTAAACATGAACAATATTAATTGTcgacaaatttaatattagtGCTGACTTTCTTAATTCACGTGATTTAATCAAGAGGGTCCcctatatttagggacaaaggTAGTAATTGGTTAGTTAGAAAGTATCATGTAGAACACATGGATCGATCCATGTGTTCTACATGATACTTTCTAACTAATCAATTAACCAACTCCTTATCCTATATCCTAACAGAAACTGAGCCAACAAAAATTCCATACCTCCAACGAATTGGTCACACTCATCATTTATATTGTGGTTGTTTTGGTTGACTTCAATAGAGCTATCAATTAATTGCTTTTCAGCTTGTGATTTCCCACTTTTTCGAATAGCGTTCTCCCTTTTGTTCCTCTCCATGGTATCTATTATATATAATCAAAagtcaatttattttttgatatctACAAGTGgttgaaaatacaaaaaaaaaaaaaaaaattacagtttATAAACATAGGAAAAGTACTTGCATACTTACTTTAGAAAAACACTACACTTTTAAAAACCTTTTTTATAAAtgaggaaataaaaaaaaacttgtttggtAACTTCTCTAAAAAAACATGTATTTACAAGTGTGGCATcacaattctatttttttttaatggaaagtGGAAGTTCTCTTCTCCACGTGCTTTCATGTTTTAAACTAAGAAATAGAAAACAAGAACATCCATTAgccattttttcattttagtttttaaatgataaaacaGGAGTCAGTTTAGtaaaagaattttgaaaacatttcatcaaacagattttcttcttttatagtatttaaaaatagacaccaaaatttaaaaaaactattcaAACAGTCCCTTACCTTTAGGTAATCTTTTACTCATTCTACCAAATGAAATAGGAGATTCCACATGACTTCCCACTTGAACTTGTTCTGATCGTGATTGGTCATTTTGGAGGTTAAGACTTGCCACCATTAGATTCCTTCTTGTGAGTTGCTCTTCAGCTTGTGCTTTGCCAGCTTTTTGAACAGCACTTGATCTTTTGTGCCTCCCTTTGGTATCTATTATAGATAATCCaaagtcaaattatttttaaatttaatttctacAGGTgctttaaatgataaaaaaaattagagttgATAAGGAATTCATTACAATAATCATGTAAACAAACCTAAATGATACATACATATAAAAACATGTAGgaaaatacttttttaaaattttacaagtGGTTTAAAAGATCAAAAAAATGAGGGTTGATAAACAATTCTTTAAAATGATCATGTAACAAAACCTAAATGATACATAGGTAAACATATAGGAAAATACttgcacattttttttaataaacactGCACTTACCCTTCGGTAGATTTTTACCCattgtaccaagagaaataggATATTCAGCATGACTTCCCAATTGTATTTGCTGTTCTGATTGTGATTCGTGATTTTGGTGACTCGGAATTGCTACCATTAAATTTTCTCTTGTATCTAAAGAATCCAAAATAAACAAGTGTGAAACATCAAgacaaaagaagaaagaaactaAGCAACTAAATATTGCATACCTCCTCCAAATTGGCTGTTTTGGTTGACTACATCAGAGCTAACAATTAACTGCTCTTCAGCATGTGCTTTGCCATTTTTTCTAACAGCTTTAAACCTTATGCGGCTCCCTATGGTATCTATTATAGCTAATCCaaagtcaaattattttaaaatttctacaAGTactttaaaagataaaaaaattagggttggTAAAGAATTCATTTACAATTATCATGCAACCAAACCTAAATGATAAATACATACAAAAACATATAggaaaacactttttttttaaaaacaccACACACCTTCAGGTAAACTTCCCAGTTGTATTGGCTGTTTTGACTGTGATTTGTCAGTTTGATTATTCAAACTCACTTCCATTAGATTCCCTCTTGTGCctatagaattaaaaaaaaaaaaaaaagtatgacaCTTCAAGACAGGAGAAGAAAGaatctaagaaaaataaaaatttcataccTCCTCCACAGTGTGCACAATTCTCATTTAGAATGTTGTTTCGGTTGACTTCATTAGAGCTATGAATTAATTGCTCTCTAGCTTGTGCTTTGCCACTTTTTCGAACACCCAACCTTGTTTGCCTCCCCATAGTatctaatataataataaaaaattagggttgATAAACAGTTGATTACAATGATTATGTAACCAAACTAAATGATACATGTGTATACATATAGGAAAATACTTGcacatttatttttaagaaaaacactTCACTTACCTTTAGGTAAATTATTACCCATTCTACCACAAGAAATACGATATTCAACATGACTTCCCACGTGTATTTGCTGTTCTGATTGTGGTACATCATTTTGGTGATTCAGACTAACTAGCATTAGATTCTCTCTTGTATCTATTATAAATAATTCGAAAATCAAAAAGTGTGAAAATTCAAggcaaaagaagaaagaaactgAACCAACAAAAATTCCATACCTCCTTCAAATTGTGCAAACTCTTCAGTTTTACTGTGGTTGTTTTGGTTGACTTCATTAGAGCTATCAActaattgtttctttttagcCAGTGATTTTCTACCTTTTCGAACAGCATTCGACCTTTTGCGACTCAAAATGGTGTCTATTATACATAAAAGaaagtcaaattatttttaaattgatacaaatgacttaaaaaataaagaaaatcgggatgataaaaaaaaaacactacaatTACCTTTATGTAAACCAGTTCTCGTTCTCCCAACAGAAATATGAGATTCAACTTGACTTTCCACTGGTATTTGTTGTTCTGTTTGTGATTGGTAATTTTGGTGATTAAGGCTTGCTACCATTAGATTTTCTCTTGTAAATGTATCTAATacaaagaattaaaaaattaaaaaaactatgaaGCACCAAGACAAAGAAAGGATGGAAGAAGCTGAGCcaataaaaatttcataccTACTCCAAATTGTGCACACTCTTCATTTATGATGTGGTTGACTTCATTAGAGCTATCAATTAATTGTGTTTTAACTTGTGATTTGCCACTTTTTCGAACAACATTCAACCTTCTGCGCTTCACCATGGTATCTATTACAAATAATccaaagttattatttttttaactgttGCAAGCGgtttaaaagattaaaaaaaaaaaaaaacaatggctGATAAACAATTGATTACAATGATAGTGTAAAATTCACCAAAATGATACACATGTAAGCAaataggaaaataaaaacaaatgctCAACTTTTATTTGCATTAGTTAGCAAAAGCATCATGAATTAATTTATCTATGTCATGATCAAACCTCCATTCACTTGATTTGTACTTCCAGAATTTTGACAATCCCATTATCAGGAAATGAGGTAAGGTGGTTATAAAGGAAGTGAGGGGGGAACATGAGGGGCATGTGTGAATTCTATTGGGTGGTTGTAGCTGCACAGAGAAGCTGGTTCTCTATCAGCAAGGGTGTTATTTTACAGTTCGATTTTCTGTTTTCATCTCACAAGGAGTCTGCAGCCATCTGCATAGTTCTTTCCTTAATTTTCTGAGAGTGTAACACTGTAACAGACATATCTCTGGATAGCCACAATTCAATATCAATATTATTCAGGTTCACCCTTCCAATTTCTGGTACCTATCAAATTTGAATAGACAACATTTTTACCATGTAAGGTCCGATTTGTATATCTTTTTAGAAACCTGTGGTTGATTATGTGATCAAAAATATCCACCGGAAAGTGCCATTTGTAGTTGACATATTTGGTGCGTATAAGATTTTTCCATCATTTGATGATTTTGCATTTTGCGAATTCAAGAACATTTTAAATCCATCAAATGAACTTCTGATTAGATGGGACTAGGAGTCTTATCAGATATCTAAATCTAAACAGTTTTAATTCACTTCAGTTTATGTTCTATAAAAGAGACTATTCAGTTATTCAATCAAGATTTCACAATTCAGTTttacagaaagaaaaaaaaaactcgtgATTTCTCTCTAAAAATTGATAACATTTTCTA
It contains:
- the LOC123906268 gene encoding uncharacterized protein LOC123906268 gives rise to the protein MVKRRRLNVVRKSGKSQVKTQLIDSSNEVNHIINEECAQFGVDTFTRENLMVASLNHQNYQSQTEQQIPVESQVESHISVGRTRTGLHKDTILSRKRSNAVRKGRKSLAKKKQLVDSSNEVNQNNHSKTEEFAQFEGDTRENLMLVSLNHQNDVPQSEQQIHVGSHVEYRISCGRMGNNLPKDTMGRQTRLGVRKSGKAQAREQLIHSSNEVNRNNILNENCAHCGGGTRGNLMEVSLNNQTDKSQSKQPIQLGSLPEAIIDTIGSRIRFKAVRKNGKAHAEEQLIVSSDVVNQNSQFGGDTRENLMVAIPSHQNHESQSEQQIQLGSHAEYPISLGTMGKNLPKDTKGRHKRSSAVQKAGKAQAEEQLTRRNLMVASLNLQNDQSRSEQVQVGSHVESPISFGRMSKRLPKDTMERNKRENAIRKSGKSQAEKQLIDSSIEVNQNNHNINDECDQFVGVDTTGNPMVTSPNHQSDQSQSEQIPAESHVETPNSFGRMRKSLTKGQKRVRGYTRMSEVWDLPDGEFICVEVDALGNPIGWEGKKLLNALGCLVRKHQYAPINILSWKDMPELNITKMLQLIESKFHFVPKLTEQTKQILKDNLSAKWRQFKHDLKAKGYDENKTEEEMAANIPDRRVDPSQYRALVHHWCSQEGQKISNINKRNRSKYEDLHCMGTKNLSRFIHETTEANGVQPSRAQIYIQTRTRKDGSIVTDKAANVIGELKKHMVEATSSKTPQTTQDSTNWQNDVYSKVRGPERRGSVRCLGKVPCNALVQRANVENRVHKLENLLGNLVSVLQTRFSADQQINDVLQAIAQEVPNAPSKPNDSFSNDQQTTSDSNWEC